The following is a genomic window from Hymenobacter chitinivorans DSM 11115.
AGTGGCGACCCTTTCGGCCCAACCAAGACGTGCACGCCTTCCGCGGAGCCTCCGCCGATACCGTCTTCACCATGCGCCTAGATTCGGCCGGCGTGCAGGGCGCCGACTCAGTGTATTATTTCAACCGCACCTTGCGCCGCGCGAATCCCTTCGATGTGTACCCGTGGCAAAAGTCGCGCAACAACAAACTAGGTCAGCAGCTGCGCTACAACCCGGCCGCGCGTACCTATGCCCTGTACTGGGACGGCGGCCCGACGATGGGCAACACGATGGACCGGATGCTGGTGCTGAAGCCGTTTGCAAAGGTAGGCGACACCTGGAGCAGCTATTTTACCGATTATGGCGTCAGCACGACGCTCGTATCGCGCGGTACTCAGGTGCTTGACGGCGTGACGGACTCCGTGGCTACTTTCCGCTGTAGCTCGGGCACTACCGTGGTGCTGAGCAAGAACAACGGGGTGGTGTCGGCTTCGCAGGACTTGCTGTTTGGCGTACCGAATGCCAAAGTGCTGACTCTGGCCCGCCGACCAGCGCCGGCGGGCCGGAGCTATTACAACCCGCTCTCCCTGCTCGATCTGCAGCCCGGCAACGAGCTGGGCTACTACCGGGAGCCACTCATCTACAGCACGTTTGCCTGCTACACCGGCCAGTCGTTGCGCCGGGTTCTGACCCGGCAGCTGACGGCGGACAGCCTGATTTATACTTTTCAACAGCAGAGTTCGGTCACGTATAGCTCGGCCCCGAACTGTGGCGGCACTGGGTTTCCAACCGTTTCGCCGGTGCAGGTGGTACGGCTGGCGGCTTCGCTGCGCACGGGCCGGTGGGCTGGCGGTTCTAGGCCGAATGGAGCACTGATTCCCGCCGGTGCCGACTTGCTGGCCTACGAATACCGGGTGATGCCCGGCGCTTCCAACACGGTGCTACTTGGCTATCCAGTCGTAACGACGCCTACGGGTTCTGGGACTTGCAGCGCTCCAGCTCTGCTACGACAGCAGGAGCTGTATCGTAACAGAAGCGGGAATGGCACCTATGCCGAGTTTCCGGCAATTGACCTGGCGGGCTGGAAGCAGGAACTAAGTCCCGGAGTAGGCATCCTACGGCAGTCAGAGCAACAGCTGACCTACTCCCGCCGCACAGCGAATGGCGCCGACCAGATCTGCGGCAGCCGCACGAGCTTTGGTACACTGCTGCCGACCAAAGCGGCGCAGGCAGCAGCCCTTATGGCTTTATTCCCCAACCCGGCTGCCGAGCTGGTAACGCTGCGCCTAGCACAGGCCCCGGCCGCCGCTACCACCGTCCGGCTGCTGGATAAGCTGGGGCGTTGCGTGCTGGTTCGGGACCTGCAGGCTGGGCAGCTGGAGTTGAATCTGCCGTTGCACGAGGTAGCAGCCGGGCTATATATAGTCGAAGTACAGCGCGGCACAGAAGGCGTGCAACACCTAAAACTGCAGCACAGCCGCTAAGCTGGCCAACAGATTACGTTTTGTCTCTGCCACTTCTGCAGCCATGAAAAAACGCCAGCTGTTAGTATTAGCTGCCCTCTTCGCCTCCGTACTAACTGTAAAGGCCCAAAGCTGGAAACCCTTCCGCCAGGGCCTGATCTACGCCTACCAGCCCAGCAGCGCCGAAGCCGGCAGTGATGCACACACGTTCCGCGTCGACTCGGCCTATGTTACGACCACCGGTGACTCGGTCTTTACCTTTAACCGCATGATGCGCCGGGCCCCGGGCGGCTACGAGGGTACTTTCTACAAGAGCCACAACAACCTGTTCGGTGCCCGCCTGCAGTGGCGCCCCGGCACTTTTGAGTACCAGCTGCTGGTCACGGCCGACCCCACGGCGGGGCAGAGTGCCACTGCGTTGCTCTTACGTCCCTGCGTGGCCGTAGGCACCACCTGGATGGCAAGTCAGAGTCCGCTAGTCACGGCGACGCTCAGCAGCCGGGGCCTGCAGAGTTTCGGCAGCCCGGCCGTGGCCGACACTCTGGCCACTATTACGCTCAGCAACGGGCAGGTGGTGCGCCTGAGTCGGCGCTACGGGCTGGTGTCGGCTACCGAACTGGTATATCCGTATTCGGGTGCGTCGAAGGAATACGTGCAGGCCGCGCTGCCCGCGCCCCTGCTGGAGTCGGCCTACAGCCCGCTCAAGATCTTCGATATGCAGCCTGGCGACGAGCTGGGCTACGTGCAGGAGCCCTTCAGCTACGGTAGCTTGGTCTGTTCCCGCACCTACAAGTTGCGCCAGATCAAAACCCGGCAGCAAACCGCCGACAGCCTAATTTATACCTACCAGGAGCAGAGCCGCACGCAAACGTACAACGTGCCTGGGTGCGGCTTTCCGGCGGGCAGCAGCATGACGAACGTAGCGAAGGCGCGGCTGGCAATTTCGCTGCGTACGGGCCAAACCAAACAATTCAGCGTTGTTTTCGGGGCCCTGCCCATGCTTTCGGGCGAGTACCGCGTGGCCTCTGCCACTGGCAACGACCCCCGGCTGGTGGTTGGCACGGGCCTAGTGAACCAAACCCTGGGCGGCTGCATGGGCTCCAGCCGCAATGTGGGCTACCAACTGATGTACCCTTACACCTACAACAACACCCCGGGTTTGTACTGGCGCGGCCTGGATGCCATGACCATCGGCCAAAGCTTTTCCCCCGAGCTCGGGCTGGGTGACTTGGTCACCGCCGAAACCTCCCTGCGGTACTACACGCGCACCCGCGGCGGCGTCACCAGTACCTGCGGTACCCGCAGCGACTTTGCTACGCTGCTACCTGCCCGCCCGGCGCAGTCGGCACCCGGTTTCCAGGCTTTCCCCAACCCAGTGACCGAAACCATGTGGCTGCAACTGGAAGCCCCGGCTCAGCCCGGAACCAGCATAGTGGTGCAGGATGCCATAGGCCGCCTGGTGTGGCGGGCTGCCGTGCCCGCCGGGCAAACCAGCGTACCGGTTTCGTTGCGTAACCAGCCGGCGGGAATCTACCTGGTGCAGTTGCAGACTACCGAGGGCGCTGCCCGCACCGTACGGGTGCAGAAGTTGCCCTAAACCAAGCTGATACCCATAAAAAAGCCCGCCTGAACTATCAGGCGGGCTTTTTATGAGAACTGGAAACCGGCCTTAGGCCACGCTTACTTTCACCATGTTGGTCTTGCCCTTCTCGTTGATGGGCATGGAAGCCGTGTTGATGAACACGTCCCCCTTGTTGAGGTTGCCGGTGGTGGTCAGCACGTACTTGATGTCCGACACGGTGCCGTCGGTACTCAGCATCCGGTCATAGTAAAAGCCCCGCACGCCCCAAATCAGGCTCAGCGTGGTGAGCAGGGGGCGGTTGTCGGTGAAGATGAAAATGTTGGCTTTGGGCCGGTACTTGGCAATCTGGAAAGCCGTGTAGCCGCGGTGCGTCATGCCGGTAATAGCCTTGGCGCCGGTGTTCTTGGCCAGGTGGCAAGCCGCCGACAGCACGCTGTCGACCATGAAAGAGGGCGACTCGGGCGTGATGGGGTGCCAGCGGTTAAACAGGCTCGGCATGCGGGTTTCCACGCTCAGAATGGTAGCTACCATCGAGCGGATTACCTCGGCGGGGTAGGCGCCCACGGCCGTTTCGGCCGACAGCATCACAGCATCGGCCCCGTCGATAACGGCGTTGGCTACGTCGCTGGTTTCGGCGCGGGTGGGGCGGGGGGCCGTAATCATGCTTTCCATCATCTGGGTGGCCACGATTACCGGCTTGCCGGCCTTATTGCACTTCTCCACAATCATTTTCTGGGCCATCGGCACCTCTTCCATCTTCACCTCCACGCCCAGGTCGCCGCGGGCTACCATCACGGCATCGGTCAGGGCAATGATTTCGTCGAGGTTCCGCAGGCCTTCCGGCGTCTCAATTTTGGCAATAACCCGGGCCGTTTTGCCGCTTTCAGCAATCAGGCTCTTGATAAAGCGGATGTCTTCGGCACGGCGGGCAAACGAGAGGGCAATCCAGTCCACGTCGTTTTCCAGGCCGAATTTCAGATCCTCAATGTCCTTTTCGGTCATCGACGGGGCCGACACTTCCGAGTCGGGCAGGTTGATGCCCTTGCGCGGCTTCACCAGGCCGCCGTAGATTACCTCCACGTCTACCTCTTTGTCGCGGTCGGTGGCCAGCACGCGCAGCTCGATTTTGCCGTCGTCAATGAGAATCATGTCGCCGGGCTTCACGTCGCGAGCCAGGCCCAGGTAAATCGTGCTCAGGCGGGTAGCCGTGGTGATTTCCTTTTCGCCGCACACCAGCTTGATCTTGTCGCCGGCCTTGATTTCCACCCCGCCACCTTCTACTTCGCCCAGGCGAATCTTGGGGCCCTGCAAGTCCTGCAGCAGGCCCACGTGCGTGCGCAAATCCTTGTTGAGGCGGCGCACGGTGTTGATTACCGAGAGGTGGTCTTCGTGGGAACCGTGCGAGAAGTTGAGGCGAAACACGTCCACACCTTCGCGGATGAGCATGCCCAGCTTGTCGTAGGTGTTGGAGGCGGGGCCCACGGTGGCCACGATTTTGACTTTATTAAAATGAGGGGTCGGTTCCATGCGTATGGTTCGGGTTTATAAAGCGGAGCCGGTTGGAGGGCAAGCGAAGGACCTCATCCCGCGGAACTGAAACTCCCCGGGTAGAATGCTATTCTGCGGGAAATCAGGGCTACGGAATAAGGTCCTGCGGTGCGGCCCAACCAGCCGCCACAACTGTGCGAGCTCAAAAGAGCAGATTTTCTTTGAATTTTAACGTATTCGGGTCGAATTGACAGGCGTACTGCACCTCCGGCAGGCGGGTGAGCTGCTCCAGCAATTCCTCCGGGGCCAGCGGTCCGGCCCCGTTGCTGACCTGAATCAGGTAGTCGTACTCCTTGATATCGGGGGCCAAAAAAGGCTTTTTCAGCGGCGAAGGGTCCACCGAGCGGTTGCGCAGCAGGCGCAGGGTGCTGTTTTCGGTGGCGTGCAGGTAATTGCTGATGACCAGGCGGCCCTGGGCAAATAAATCGTAAATCAGGTCCTGCTGCTTCACCAGGCGCAGGCGCAGCGAGCTGTTGAGCGTCCAGGCCAGCTTGTGCTCCCGGCTCGACGACACAATGCCGAACAAGTCGAAGTCACAATCGTAGTCTACATCCAGGGTGAGCGTTTTCATAAGGCACTACCAAAAACAAGGAAGAACAAAATTACACACGCAACAGGCCCAAAGAAACCACCTTCCCCAGATTCTTCCCCTGCCAAGATTACAGGCCCCCGGTTTGACAATGTTAGGGAAGTTAGTGTTATTTGTGCCGAGTTTTCTCTAAACCCCCACGGAAATGTCTGAAATTGCAGAAAAAGTAAAAGCCATTATCATCGATAAGCTTGGTGTTGAAGCGTCGGAAGTAACGCCCGAGGCGAGCTTCACCAACGACCTGGGTGCTGATTCCCTGGACACCGTCGAGCTGATCATGGAGTTCGAAAAGGAGTTCAACGTGTCTATCCCCGACGACCAGGCTGAAAACATTGCCACCGTTGGTCAGGCTGTCAGCTACCTGGAAGAGCACGCTAAGTAAGGCTTTGCTTCTTTCTACCCTGTTTTAGTGCTTACCGGCCGGCTCGCCGCCGGCCGTTTTGCTTTTTATTCAGTCTCCACTTTCGCCTATGTCTCTTCGGAGAGTTGTTGTGACCGGCCTTGGTGCCATTACCCCGCTGGGCAAAACCGTCGCCGAATTTTGGGACGGGCTCTCGCGCGGCGTAAGCGGTGCGGCCGCCATCACCCGCTTCGACGCCAGCAAGTTCAAAACGCGCTTTGCGTGCGAGGTAAAAAACTACAATCCTGACGACTATTTCGACCGCAAAGAAGGTCGGAAGATGGACCTGTTCACGCAGTTTGCCGTCATTGCCAGCGACGAAGCCATCAAGGATGCCAACCTTGACGGCGTCAACAAGGACCGCGTCGGCGTCATCTGGGGCTCGGGCATTGGGGGCCTGAAAACCTTCCAGGAGGAGTGCTTCAACTTCGCCAAGGGCGACGGCACCCCGCGCTACAACCCGTTCTTCATTCCGAAGATGATAGCCGACAGCGCGTCGGGGAACATCTCGATTAAGAACGGTTTCCGGGGCCCGAACTTCGTGACGACTTCGGCCTGCGCCTCGTCGTCGGATGCCATTGTGGCCGCCTACAACTACATCCGCCTGGGCATGGCCGACGTGGCCGTTACCGGCGGCTCGGAAGCCGCCATTACGGAGGCTGGGGTAGGGGGCTTTAATGCCCTCAAGGCCATGAGTGAGCGAAACGACGACCCGGAATCGGCTTCCCGCCCCTACGACAAGGACCGTGATGGTTTCGTGTTGGGGGAAGGTAGCGGGGCCCTGGTTATCGAGGAGTACGAGCACGCCAAGGCCCGCGGCGCCAAGATCTACGCCGAAATCATCGGCGGCGGCTTGTCGTCGGATGCCTACCACATTACCGCTCCTGACCCCACGGGCGAAGGTGTGGTGCTGGTCATGCAAAACGCCCTGCGCGACGCCGGTATCGGACCCGAAGAAGTGGATTACATCAACACCCACGGCACGAGTACGCCGCTGGGCGACGGGGCCGAAATCAAGGCCATCCAGAAAGTGTTCGGGGATTACGCCTACAACCTCAACATCAGCTCGACCAAAAGCATGACCGGCCATTTGCTGGGCGGCGCGGGCGGGATTGAGGCGCTGGCCAGCATTCTGGCTATCCAGCACGGCATTGTACCCCCGACCATCAACCACTTCACCGACGACCCCGAACTGGACGCGCGTTTGAACTTCACGTTCAACGAGGCCCAGAAGCGGGACGTGACGGTGGCCATGAGCAACACCTTCGGGTTTGGCGGCCACAACACGTCGGTGGTATTCCGCAAGCTGCGCGACTAATGCTGCGACCAGGTCAGCCACTACCGCTCTTCGGATTTTTCCGGCGGCTGCTGGGGCAAGACCGAGCTTTTCGCCAAGCCATTGCTACGGTAATCGGCCGCACGCCTGACAACGTGCGGCTTTACCATTTGGCCTTCACCCATTCGTCGGTAGTGCGGCAGCAGGGCGACACGGCCCGGCACCAGAGCAACGAGCGGCTGGAATTCCTCGGCGACGCCGTGCTGGGCGCGGTGGTGGCCGAGTACCTGTTCAGGAAGTTTCCCTACGAGCAGGAAGGCTTCCTGACCGAGCTTCGCTCCCGCATCGTGAACCGGGAAAGTTTGAACGGTTTGGCGCTAAAAATCGGGCTCGACAAGCTCGTGCAGCTCGACCCCGCCCAGGGCCGGGCCGCCCGCTCCCGCTCCGTAAACGGCAACGCCCTGGAAGCTTTGGTGGGTGCCATTTACCTCGACCAGGGCTACAAGGCGGCCCGTAAGTTTGTGCTGACCCGCCTGATCAAGCCATTTATCGACGTTAAATCGTTGATTGAAACCACGGCCAACTTCAAGAGCAAGCTCATTGAGTGGGCCCAGCGCCAGGGCAAAACCATCCGCTATGATTTGACCGGGCAGCCCCGCTCGGGCGGCGTAATGGAGTTTTCGGCCACGGTGCTGCTGGACGACGAGCCGGTGGCCACGGGCATGGGCCTGAGTAAAAAGCAGGCTGAGCAGCTGGCGGCCGAACGGGCCCTGGCTGCGCTGGGCGTGTAAACCTTCTGCGGACCTCCGCGAACCTACTGCGCACCGCTACGGGAAATATCGTTGAACGACGGTTCCCGCAGCGGTGCGCAGTGGTTTGGCAGAGGTCCGCAAAGGATTTTTTGGCAACCCACCGCCAGCAAAAGCAGTTGTTAACCAGAACCAAGTTTTTCGCATAATGAGACTAGCCGGCGCCGCCCTTAATCAGATACCGTTTGACTGGCAACACAACCTGCGCACCATCAAAGAAGCCCTGGACCAGGCCAAGGCGGCCGGCGTGGAGCTGCTGTGCCTCCCGGAGCTCTGCCTGACCGGCTACGGCTGCGAAGACCTGTTTCTGAGCGACTGGCTGGCCGCCGAGGCTCTGCAGTATCTGCAGCAAGTGCGGCCCTGGACGGAAGGCATTCTGGTGTGCGTAGGGTTGCCGGTGCGGCTCGAAGGGCGCACCTACAACACGGCGGCCGTGCTGCGCGACGGGGAAATCCTGGGCTTTGCGGCCAAGCAATTTCTGGCCAACGACGGAGTGCACTACGAGCCCCGCTTCTTTAATTCCTGGCGAGCCGGTGAAACCAGCACCGTGAGCTGGGAAGGGCAGCAGTGGCCCATCGGCGACCTTGTCTTTGAGCACAAGGGCGTGCGGTTTGGCTTCGAAATCTGCGAGGATGCCTGGCGGCCCGACAACGAGCGGCCCGCCTGCCGCCTCAAGGGCCGGGTGGATTTAATTGTGAATCCGTCGGCCAGCCACTTTGCCATGAGCAAAACCGACGTGCGCTATAAACTGGTGCTCAATGCCTCGCGCAACTTCGACTGCACCTACCTCTACGCCAACCTGCTCGGCAACGAAGCGGGCCGTATGATTTACGATGGCGAAATTCTGGTGGCCCGCAACGGTCATCTGCTGATGCGCAACCAGCTGCTGAGCTTCAAAGAAGTGGATATTGAGTGCGTGGACGTGGACTTTAGCACGCCGCTGGCGCCGGCTGAAAGCATTACCCCGCTGCCCGCGCCCGACGAGTACCGGGAGCTGAATCAGGCCCTGAGTCTGGCCTTGTTCGACTACATGCGCAAGGCCCGCACCCGCGGCTTCGTGCTCAGCCTGAGCGGGGGCGCCGACTCCTGCATGTGCGCCGTGGGCGTGGCCGAAATGGTGCGCCTGGGCACCCAGGAAATCGGGACGGCCGAATTTATGCGCCGCTCCGGCTGCTTCACCGCCGATGACATTGCCCGGATTGCCGGCTCGGCCGCGCCCCAGCCTGACCAGGCCGCGCCGGGCCCCAAAGACGCCTCGCACAGCCGGCCCGATGAGGAGCAGCGGCGGCGGCAGCGCGAAATTACCGGCCACCTGCTTACCTGTGCCTACCAGGGCACGGTCAATTCCTCCGACGACACTTTCAACTCGGCCAAAGAGCTGGCCGACTCCATCGGGTCGGTATTCTACAACTGGGGCATTGATGAGGAAGTAACCGGCTACGTGGGTAAGATCGAGCACGCCCTGGGCCGGGAGCTGACCTGGCAAACCGACGACCTTGCCCTGCAAAACATTCAGGCCCGGGTGCGCGCCCCCGCCATCTGGCTGCTGGCCAACGTGCAGAATGCCTTGCTCATCACGACCTCCAACCGCTCGGAGGCCTCGGTGGGCTACTGCACCATGGACGGCGACACGGCTGGCAGCATCTCGCCCATTGCCGGCGTGGATAAGGACTTCGTGAAAAAGTGGCTACGCTGGGCCGAAACCGAGCTGAATTACCCGGGTTTGCGCCACGTGAATGCCCTGCAGCCCACGGCCGAGCTGCGGCCCCAGGAAGACAACCAAACCGACGAGCGGGACCTAATGCCCTACATCCTGCTCAACCGCATCGAGCGGCTAGCGTTTTATAACCGGCTAAGCCCGCAGCAGGTGTACGCCACGCTGCTGCAGGAGGAAAAAGACACCGACCCGGAGCAGCTCAAGACCTACGTGAAGCGCTTCTACTCGCTCTGGTCCCGCAACCAGTGGAAGCGGGAACGGTTTGCCCCGGCCTTCCACCTCGACGACTACAACGTGGACCCCCGCTCGTGGCTGCGCTTCCCGATTCTGAGCGGCGGCTTCACCCAGGAACTCAATAGCCTGTAGCCGAACCGGGCCGAAGCTAGTTGAGCGCCGGGTACCAGGATGAGCCGGGTTCTGAGTAGATTAATTAATTGATTAACAGAAGAGTGTAAGAAATGTAGGAGGGTGGGCGCAAGTTTTAGCGAACAAGGTGACCTAAGCAGGCATACCCTCAGTATTCACGGCCAACGCGGGAAACTGAACAAGTAGCGTTTCCATCTTTTCAGTTCCTGCTTTCCCCGTGTATACCCTGCCGCTGCCTATCGTTCACGGTTCCCCGCCGACTACCCCAAGTACTGCCGCCGCGGCCGATGCCGTACTGGTAGCGCAGCTGCAGCAGGGTAGTGAAGTAGCGTTTCGCACGTTGGTGGAACGCTACCAGAACCGGATTTACCGCACGGTGTTGGCTCTGCTTCGGTCTCCGGAAGAGGCCGAAGATGTGGCCCAGGAAGTCTTTGTGGAGGTGTACCAGACCATCGGCCGGTTTCGGGGCGAGGCCGCACTCAGCACCTGGCTCTACCGACTGGCAACCTCCCGGGCCCTGAAAAGCCGCCGCCGGGCCCGGGCCCAGAAGCGCTTCGCCTACTTCACGAGTCTGCTGGGCTTCGACAACCAAGTGCTGCACGAGCCGGCCGACCGGGGGCATCCGCAGCAGCAGCTGGAAGAGCAGCAGCAGCTGACGCTCTTGTTGGCCCTGATTGACCGCCTGCCCGAGCAGCAGCAGGTGGCGTTTACGCTGCGCCACGAGCAGGAGCTGAGCTACGAGGAAATAGCCGCCGTGCTCAAAACGACCGTGCCGGCGGTGGAGTCCTTGCTGTTTCGGGCCCGCAAAACCCTTCGTCACCACCTAACTCCCGCTTTGCGTCATGTCTAACTCCCGCCCGCGCCCCAACCCCGACGAAGAATGGGAAAGTCTGCTGCGCCAATGGCAGGCCCGGCAGCCTTCCCAGCCCCGGCCCTTTTTTTACAGCCGTGTCCGCGCCCGGCTTGCTGGTGAAGGTTCTGCCGAACGCCAGCTGCTGCCCACGTGGCTGCGCTGGCCCAGCTACGCGGCCATGCTGGGAATAATCCTGCTGCTGAGCGGCGACGGTGCCGTGCTGCCTTCCGCTAACCCAACCAATCAAGCCAAGCCTTATCTTGGGAGCCAGCCGGCCGCGTTGGACCCGCGCTGAGCTGCTCCCGGCATCCGGGCTTGGCCCAAGTCAGCAAGTGAGCCGCCCGGCAGCCGACCTGCCGGCAAGCCGAATGTCTGACTACCTTTGAGTCCTTTCCATCTTTTCGTAACAATGCTCCCTATGCTTGCTTTTATCACCTGGGACGTGTCGCCCATCATTGCCCAAATCGGTCCGCTGACGCTGCGCTGGTACGGGCTGCTGTTTATGTCGGGCTTCGTGTTTGGCACCTTCATTCTGTCCCACATCTACAAGTCGGAGCGGGTATCGCCGCGCTGGGTCGATGTTATTACCATCTACATGCTGGTGGGCACGATAGTGGGAGCCCGCCTGGGCCACTGCCTGTTTTACGACCCGGATTATTACCTGGCTCACCCGCTGGATATCCTCAAAATCTGGGAGGGCGGCCTGGCCAGCCACGGCGCCACCATCGGGATTCTGCTGGCCTGCTGGCTGTTTGCCCGCAACAACAAGTTCGACTACCTCTGGGTGCTCGACCGGATTGTGATTGTAGTAGCCCTGGGCGGGGCCCTGATCCGGACCGGCAACCTGTTTAACTCCGAGATTATCGGCAAGGTGACCGACGTGCCGTGGGCGTTTAAATTCGTGCGCTACAACGAGATTCACCACGAAGTCACCAACATTCCGAACGAGCTGCGCCACCCGACCCAGATGTACGAAGCCCTGTTTTGCATCGTGCTGCTGACTATTCTCTACGCTATGTGGAACCGCACCAAGGAGCGCACCCCCCGCGGGCTACTCTTCGGGCTCTTCGTAGTATTCCTGTTCACGCAGCGTTTCCTGGGCGAATACCTCAAGGAAAATCAGGTGGCTTTCGAAAACAGCCTGCCGCTGAACATGGGGCAAATCCTAAGCATCCCTCTGATTCTGGTGGGCCTGTGGGTGCTGCTGCGCGCCGGTAAGGACCCGAATAACCCCTATGGCTACGCCCCGCGTGACCTGGGACAGGAGGAGAACAAGCCGGTAGCCAAAGTCCAGTAATCAAAACCGGTAATCATAAAAAAAGCCAGCGGCCAATTCTCTCCTGAATCGGCCGCTGGCTTTTTTATGGAACGATAATACCAACAACGTCAGCCGAGCGAGATGCCTCGCGCTGCTCGACCTGACGTGCAACGGGGACGATTCTGAACTTAGCTACTTACTACAGCGAGTACTCGTAGATGTTGCCCTCCTCGGTACTGATGAAGAGCTTGTTGTTGTCGTCTTTGTGGAAAACGATGCCTTCAGTTTGGCCGGCACCCTTGAGCGAAATCCGGCGGGGCGTGGCTTTCAGGGCCGCCTCGAAGCTGTTGCCTTCCAGCAAGAAAAGCTCTTCGCGGGCCAGCAGGGCAATGCGGTGGCCGTCGGAGCTGACGTCGGCG
Proteins encoded in this region:
- the rnc gene encoding ribonuclease III, giving the protein MLRPGQPLPLFGFFRRLLGQDRAFRQAIATVIGRTPDNVRLYHLAFTHSSVVRQQGDTARHQSNERLEFLGDAVLGAVVAEYLFRKFPYEQEGFLTELRSRIVNRESLNGLALKIGLDKLVQLDPAQGRAARSRSVNGNALEALVGAIYLDQGYKAARKFVLTRLIKPFIDVKSLIETTANFKSKLIEWAQRQGKTIRYDLTGQPRSGGVMEFSATVLLDDEPVATGMGLSKKQAEQLAAERALAALGV
- the nadE gene encoding NAD(+) synthase, giving the protein MRLAGAALNQIPFDWQHNLRTIKEALDQAKAAGVELLCLPELCLTGYGCEDLFLSDWLAAEALQYLQQVRPWTEGILVCVGLPVRLEGRTYNTAAVLRDGEILGFAAKQFLANDGVHYEPRFFNSWRAGETSTVSWEGQQWPIGDLVFEHKGVRFGFEICEDAWRPDNERPACRLKGRVDLIVNPSASHFAMSKTDVRYKLVLNASRNFDCTYLYANLLGNEAGRMIYDGEILVARNGHLLMRNQLLSFKEVDIECVDVDFSTPLAPAESITPLPAPDEYRELNQALSLALFDYMRKARTRGFVLSLSGGADSCMCAVGVAEMVRLGTQEIGTAEFMRRSGCFTADDIARIAGSAAPQPDQAAPGPKDASHSRPDEEQRRRQREITGHLLTCAYQGTVNSSDDTFNSAKELADSIGSVFYNWGIDEEVTGYVGKIEHALGRELTWQTDDLALQNIQARVRAPAIWLLANVQNALLITTSNRSEASVGYCTMDGDTAGSISPIAGVDKDFVKKWLRWAETELNYPGLRHVNALQPTAELRPQEDNQTDERDLMPYILLNRIERLAFYNRLSPQQVYATLLQEEKDTDPEQLKTYVKRFYSLWSRNQWKRERFAPAFHLDDYNVDPRSWLRFPILSGGFTQELNSL
- the fabF gene encoding beta-ketoacyl-ACP synthase II — protein: MSLRRVVVTGLGAITPLGKTVAEFWDGLSRGVSGAAAITRFDASKFKTRFACEVKNYNPDDYFDRKEGRKMDLFTQFAVIASDEAIKDANLDGVNKDRVGVIWGSGIGGLKTFQEECFNFAKGDGTPRYNPFFIPKMIADSASGNISIKNGFRGPNFVTTSACASSSDAIVAAYNYIRLGMADVAVTGGSEAAITEAGVGGFNALKAMSERNDDPESASRPYDKDRDGFVLGEGSGALVIEEYEHAKARGAKIYAEIIGGGLSSDAYHITAPDPTGEGVVLVMQNALRDAGIGPEEVDYINTHGTSTPLGDGAEIKAIQKVFGDYAYNLNISSTKSMTGHLLGGAGGIEALASILAIQHGIVPPTINHFTDDPELDARLNFTFNEAQKRDVTVAMSNTFGFGGHNTSVVFRKLRD
- the pyk gene encoding pyruvate kinase, whose product is MEPTPHFNKVKIVATVGPASNTYDKLGMLIREGVDVFRLNFSHGSHEDHLSVINTVRRLNKDLRTHVGLLQDLQGPKIRLGEVEGGGVEIKAGDKIKLVCGEKEITTATRLSTIYLGLARDVKPGDMILIDDGKIELRVLATDRDKEVDVEVIYGGLVKPRKGINLPDSEVSAPSMTEKDIEDLKFGLENDVDWIALSFARRAEDIRFIKSLIAESGKTARVIAKIETPEGLRNLDEIIALTDAVMVARGDLGVEVKMEEVPMAQKMIVEKCNKAGKPVIVATQMMESMITAPRPTRAETSDVANAVIDGADAVMLSAETAVGAYPAEVIRSMVATILSVETRMPSLFNRWHPITPESPSFMVDSVLSAACHLAKNTGAKAITGMTHRGYTAFQIAKYRPKANIFIFTDNRPLLTTLSLIWGVRGFYYDRMLSTDGTVSDIKYVLTTTGNLNKGDVFINTASMPINEKGKTNMVKVSVA
- a CDS encoding acyl carrier protein yields the protein MSEIAEKVKAIIIDKLGVEASEVTPEASFTNDLGADSLDTVELIMEFEKEFNVSIPDDQAENIATVGQAVSYLEEHAK
- a CDS encoding T9SS type A sorting domain-containing protein; translated protein: MKKRQLLVLAALFASVLTVKAQSWKPFRQGLIYAYQPSSAEAGSDAHTFRVDSAYVTTTGDSVFTFNRMMRRAPGGYEGTFYKSHNNLFGARLQWRPGTFEYQLLVTADPTAGQSATALLLRPCVAVGTTWMASQSPLVTATLSSRGLQSFGSPAVADTLATITLSNGQVVRLSRRYGLVSATELVYPYSGASKEYVQAALPAPLLESAYSPLKIFDMQPGDELGYVQEPFSYGSLVCSRTYKLRQIKTRQQTADSLIYTYQEQSRTQTYNVPGCGFPAGSSMTNVAKARLAISLRTGQTKQFSVVFGALPMLSGEYRVASATGNDPRLVVGTGLVNQTLGGCMGSSRNVGYQLMYPYTYNNTPGLYWRGLDAMTIGQSFSPELGLGDLVTAETSLRYYTRTRGGVTSTCGTRSDFATLLPARPAQSAPGFQAFPNPVTETMWLQLEAPAQPGTSIVVQDAIGRLVWRAAVPAGQTSVPVSLRNQPAGIYLVQLQTTEGAARTVRVQKLP
- a CDS encoding T9SS type A sorting domain-containing protein, whose product is MKKLYSLLLIGIGLGQQAAQAQQWRPFRPNQDVHAFRGASADTVFTMRLDSAGVQGADSVYYFNRTLRRANPFDVYPWQKSRNNKLGQQLRYNPAARTYALYWDGGPTMGNTMDRMLVLKPFAKVGDTWSSYFTDYGVSTTLVSRGTQVLDGVTDSVATFRCSSGTTVVLSKNNGVVSASQDLLFGVPNAKVLTLARRPAPAGRSYYNPLSLLDLQPGNELGYYREPLIYSTFACYTGQSLRRVLTRQLTADSLIYTFQQQSSVTYSSAPNCGGTGFPTVSPVQVVRLAASLRTGRWAGGSRPNGALIPAGADLLAYEYRVMPGASNTVLLGYPVVTTPTGSGTCSAPALLRQQELYRNRSGNGTYAEFPAIDLAGWKQELSPGVGILRQSEQQLTYSRRTANGADQICGSRTSFGTLLPTKAAQAAALMALFPNPAAELVTLRLAQAPAAATTVRLLDKLGRCVLVRDLQAGQLELNLPLHEVAAGLYIVEVQRGTEGVQHLKLQHSR
- a CDS encoding IPExxxVDY family protein, with amino-acid sequence MKTLTLDVDYDCDFDLFGIVSSSREHKLAWTLNSSLRLRLVKQQDLIYDLFAQGRLVISNYLHATENSTLRLLRNRSVDPSPLKKPFLAPDIKEYDYLIQVSNGAGPLAPEELLEQLTRLPEVQYACQFDPNTLKFKENLLF
- a CDS encoding RNA polymerase sigma factor — its product is MYTLPLPIVHGSPPTTPSTAAAADAVLVAQLQQGSEVAFRTLVERYQNRIYRTVLALLRSPEEAEDVAQEVFVEVYQTIGRFRGEAALSTWLYRLATSRALKSRRRARAQKRFAYFTSLLGFDNQVLHEPADRGHPQQQLEEQQQLTLLLALIDRLPEQQQVAFTLRHEQELSYEEIAAVLKTTVPAVESLLFRARKTLRHHLTPALRHV